In the genome of Aequorivita sp. H23M31, the window CCCTACCTTCTTCCAACATTTTTTGAATCCGCTGTGCAGTCATTTGCGATGTGGCGGAAAAAATATCGGCATCAACACGTTGTTTCCATCTATAGTTCTGTTTTGTTTTTTCATAAAACTGCTTTAGACCAAGAGAATCATTTTTAGCGGCGTTCCAAATATTTTTTTCCATTACGTCAAAGATTAGCAACCCATCTCGATATTCTCCCAATACCGCAGCGTATTGAGGATTTTCAACTTCTAGCCGATCTCTATAGTAATCTTTTAATTTCTCCGTTTCAAATTCATCATAAAAGCTTGCCAACAACGACTCCTTGTCAGCAAACGGCATTGTGGAACGTTGTCTATCGGCAACATAGCTTGCAAAATCAGAAAACTTTACTGTCCTATCTCCAATGGTAAATAAGGTTTTATCCTGTGCAGTGGGGATTGGTTTCATATCCCAATTTCTAGTAAGTACACTGTCTGACACATAGGTGTCAAAAAATGGAAGGTAATCTGTTCCTTTTTTATAGTTGTATTTTTCCTTTATTTTTTTATTAACCGCATTGACCACTACTTTAGCGCGATCTCCTTGTTTTACACGTTTTTCAAGTTCGGCCTTCTGTTCTTCGAAGGTAGTCTCGGGCACTCTTTCGTCCAAACGGATAATGTGCCAGCCAAACTCAGTTTTGACAGGTTTACTAATATCACCTATGTTTTTTAACTTATAAGCGGCATCCTCAAATTCGGGCGCTCTCAGCTCGCCTTTTGTAAAAGGTTTCAATTTTCCACCGTTCACGGCTGAATTCTTATCATCGGAAAATTCCTTGGCAAGGCTTTCAAAAGATTGTCCCTGTTTAAGCATGGTAGCTATTTCGTTAATTCGCTCTTCAGGGTCAAATGTATGCGCACCTTTCTTATCGGAAATCATAATATGGGAGACAACAATCTTCGGAAGACGAGCTCTACGGTCATTGACTTTTATAATATGATAACCAAAATTGGTTCGTACAATTTCAGAAATCCCACCAACCTTGGTGTTGTAAGCTGCTGTTTCAAAAGGATAAACCATACTAAATACGGAAAAATATCCAAGATTACCACCAGATTTATCTGCATTTGGCTCTTGTGAGTTTTCCTTAGCCAACTTTTCAAAATCCTCACCTTTTAAGGCTCTCTCTCGAAGAGATTTGATTTTGTTATAGGCAGCGAGGGTGTCTTGAGGCTTAGCTTCAAACCCTACCTCAATCAAAATATGCGAGGCGTTTATTTCTTCCTTACTTCGATCGTAAGCTTCCTTTGCCAGATCTTCCGTGAGTTTTTCCTCAAACAGGTAAGACCGGGAAAGTTGATCGCGGTACTTTCTAAGTTCAACTTGGTAAGGTTCTTTCTTATCGAGCCCTTGTGCTTTGGCTTCAGCTATTTTCAATTTGTAATCTATAAAAAGCTGCATATAACCATCGACATCTTTTTGCGATTCGTCCTGGACGAGATCAAGATTTTTCTTGTAAACCCTTTCAAATTCATCTGCATAAACTGGATTCCCGTCTATGGTTAATAATACATCTTTTTTCTTTTGTGAAATAACTGAGGTGGTTCCCATTAACACCACTAACAATAGGGTAAGAATATTTTTCATGGTTATTGAAAAAATTTATTTAAAAAGATTCCATAAGTGGCCTTAAAAGCTTTTGGCGCACAAAGTTGCAAAAATAGCAAAACCTATGTAACACGAGTGCGAAAAACTAACGAATTTCCAACAATAATAGTGTATACATCTTTTATAAATATTCCTAAAAACGTAACTTGCGAAGCATTTGTAACCATTCAGCTAAACATCATTTTTAGGAATAGATGTGCGCAAATTATTATCACATGACCAATAGGATAAAATTTATATGGGATTT includes:
- a CDS encoding peptidylprolyl isomerase, whose translation is MKNILTLLLVVLMGTTSVISQKKKDVLLTIDGNPVYADEFERVYKKNLDLVQDESQKDVDGYMQLFIDYKLKIAEAKAQGLDKKEPYQVELRKYRDQLSRSYLFEEKLTEDLAKEAYDRSKEEINASHILIEVGFEAKPQDTLAAYNKIKSLRERALKGEDFEKLAKENSQEPNADKSGGNLGYFSVFSMVYPFETAAYNTKVGGISEIVRTNFGYHIIKVNDRRARLPKIVVSHIMISDKKGAHTFDPEERINEIATMLKQGQSFESLAKEFSDDKNSAVNGGKLKPFTKGELRAPEFEDAAYKLKNIGDISKPVKTEFGWHIIRLDERVPETTFEEQKAELEKRVKQGDRAKVVVNAVNKKIKEKYNYKKGTDYLPFFDTYVSDSVLTRNWDMKPIPTAQDKTLFTIGDRTVKFSDFASYVADRQRSTMPFADKESLLASFYDEFETEKLKDYYRDRLEVENPQYAAVLGEYRDGLLIFDVMEKNIWNAAKNDSLGLKQFYEKTKQNYRWKQRVDADIFSATSQMTAQRIQKMLEEGRAPEEIKAELNPDGSVNVLLTQGIFEVGEQELPANLEIKKGISTIYPSNDSYIVVNVKEVLPEGIKELDEVKGRVISNYQTELETQWMDQLRSKYDVEVNNKTLKKVKRQLK